CCCGTGGTGTCAAACGCCACCCCCGCGGGCCGCTCCCGCAACCGGCGCATCGAAATCGTGGTGTACCCGGAACGCGTGGGGGAACGGTAGAATCAAAGTCAGAAGTATGAAGGCGGAATGATGAATGAAGAGAGGTTGGCGGTGCGGGATGAGAGTTTGGGATAGCCCGCGAAAATTGCTAAATTTTTGCAAACATCCTAGAATCATGTTTATAATTAATTCTAGTAATTCGCTTCGAATTTCCTATTACAATGTAGCAGACAATTCCATGACTCTCACCGCAGTCTTACTTCCCGCCGCCGAAGGGGGTTATGTCGCCCATAACCCGGAAACCGGCACAACGACCCAAGGGGAATCCGTGGCGGAGGCGTTAGCCAACTTACGTGAAGCAACGGAGTTGTATTTGGAAGAGTTCCCGCTGGAGTAGTTTTTGCTAGTTAACTATTGGAAAGCATCAATTTAAAATATCCTAAGTAAATGATAGTTAACGCGGTCACGGCCATTAAGCTTAAAGGTGGCTCTGGTATCACAACTTCTTCAAAATCAAATACGCCACCACTTATAATTGGTGCCTCTACGGCAAGGTCTCCAAAATATCCTGCTCGTGAAACTCCGCCTGCAATGTAATTTTCTCCATCGTGAACTGCATTCGATTTCCAGCGATACTTCAAGCCGGGAACATTGAAGTGTTTAATGTCCCCATCTGATTCAATCCCAACTAGTTCAGTTGTAAAACTAAGGAAATAGTTTTCACCTGACAATGCATAGTCAGGAACTTGAGGTCGGTCTCTAAATTGAAATATGGTCTTTGAAGGATCAATATAGCTTTTCCATTCCTCAGAATGTGGCAGTTCAGCATAGTATGCGGCGTGTTTATCAAAGTAGGGACCACCATTGGCATCTTCCTCGATTTCAAATCGGCGAACGTCATTCAAGGCATT
Above is a genomic segment from Pirellulales bacterium containing:
- a CDS encoding type II toxin-antitoxin system HicB family antitoxin; its protein translation is MTLTAVLLPAAEGGYVAHNPETGTTTQGESVAEALANLREATELYLEEFPLE